AAAATTCAGCAAAACGAAGAAGCTTTTGTTTGTCAAAAGCTATGAATGAATCATTCGGACTCAAACATGCCAAACAAATAAGCAACTCAGTATTTACCTCACTAAAGCGATGATTTAATTCTGCAAGTTGCCACTCAATGATTTGAATGAAGATGTCCACACGATAATGATGGATTTGTGTTATTCTAGGAGCTCTGCGATGTGATCTCCACTGAGCTACATATGCATCATCCATACTTGGAACCTCAATATCATGTTTGccacaaaaggaaaatacttgATCAAGCAAGGCTTCAAATCCATTATCTCTCATATCTTTAGTGTGTCCTTGCAATCTTTGACTAAAGACATTGCATTCCCAATATCTTGGTCTTTTCTTTGTAATGCTTGTGACAAATCATTTGTGGCTCCCAATAAAGATCTCATAAAAAATAGGTGAAatacaaactcaaaagattgTATTTCTCTCAAAGACCTATTTGCTTCACCTATATTATCAGTGGAGCCATCCTCAATAATCAATTTAAGCACTTTCACCACAGATTTGAACATGGAAATGATACTAAGTAATGTACCATAATGTGAGTTCCAACGTGTATCACCGGCACGCTTGAGAGAAGTTTCTTGATTTAAGCCTCGCCCTGTTGGAAGATCATCATTTTTAAGAGCTTCTGTAATATTCTTTTGTAGTTGATCTCTAAGCATATCACGTTGCCTACACGATGTTCCAACAATATTAACCAAGCTATTGCAAGATGTGAAGAAAATGGCAACATCAGCATTTCCCTTTGCCACGGCCACAAGAGCTAATTGAAGTTGATGTGCAAAACAATGAATATAATAGGCATAAggattttctctcaaaatctgtGTTTTAAGACCATTGAACTCACCCTTCATATTACTAGCTTCATCCTATCCTTGTCCTCTTTGCATGGAAATGTTCAATTCTTCTCTTGAAAACAATGTGTCAATAGCCTCTTTTAGTGAGTTTGATGTAGTGTTGCTAACATGTTGAATGcccacaaacctttcaattacATACCCTCTTTTGTCCACATAACGAAACACCCCCGCCATTTGTTCTTTGACTGATATATCACGTGATTCATCAACTAATAAGGAGAAGAAGGCACCATCCATATCCTTAATGATTTTCTTAATAGTTTCAGTTGCACAAGCATTCACAAGATCTTTTTGAATTGTTGGAGCTATGAGCTTGAGATTCCCTGGAGCATTTTCTAACACAACAGCCTTAACTTTCTCATCATGATCAGCAAGAAATTGTAAGAGTTCTACATAATTCCCCTTGTTGTTTGAAGTGTCACTCTCATCATTGCCACGAAAAGGAAGACCTTGCTTCAACAAAAATCTCACACAATCAAGAGAAGCTGTCAAGCAAATACGATAATCAATGCGAGCTTGGTCTGATTGCTTTATCAAAACTGTTTGGATGTGTTGCTTTTGATTCATAAGATCCACACAATATTGTCTAGATTGATTATGAACACTCCCAACACCTCCAACATGTTGCctaattttatctttcttcttccaatttgtAAAACCCACCTCGGTGAAGACATCGCTACAGCCTTGACcaattttgaaattggatttgaAGAGATAATAATAAAGGCAAAATGCAGCATCTTTACTAATACTGTACTCCAACCAGCCAAACTCATCAAACCACTTGACATTAAAGCGTCGATCATACCCTGAAAGATCGGTTTGTGG
The window above is part of the Prunus dulcis chromosome 1, ALMONDv2, whole genome shotgun sequence genome. Proteins encoded here:
- the LOC117615959 gene encoding uncharacterized protein LOC117615959, with the protein product MKGEFNGLKTQILRENPYAYYIHCFAHQLQLALVAVAKGNADVAIFFTSCNSLVNIVGTSCRQRDMLRDQLQKNITEALKNDDLPTGRGLNQETSLKRAGDTRWNSHYGTLLSIISMFKSVVKVLKLIIEDGSTDNIGEANRSLREIQSFEFVFHLFFMRSLLGATNDLSQALQRKDQDIGNAMSLVKDCKDTLKI
- the LOC117615969 gene encoding zinc finger MYM-type protein 1-like encodes the protein MERYFKRKFSSTTSSSDNVGSSSVRDVGISRDVVGSSKESELQDVLANLPADPGLRPQMLDYDPNIRDEVRRAYLQKGPCQPKDHTFPQTDLSGYDRRFNVKWFDEFGWLEYSISKDAAFCLYYYLFKSNFKIGQGCSDVFTEVGFTNWKKKDKIRQHVGGVGSVHNQSRQYCVDLMNQKQHIQTVLIKQSDQARIDYRICLTASLDCVRFLLKQGLPFRGNDESDTSNNKGNYVELLQFLADHDEKVKAVVLENAPGNLKLIAPTIQKDLVNACATETIKKIIKDMDGAFFSLLVDESRDISVKEQMAGVFRYVDKRGYVIERFVGIQHVSNTTSNSLKEAIDTLFSREELNISMQRGQG